A section of the Paralichthys olivaceus isolate ysfri-2021 chromosome 16, ASM2471397v2, whole genome shotgun sequence genome encodes:
- the LOC109638818 gene encoding histamine H3 receptor-like, with translation MSEEQTDLNSSWHHFDGASTRFQGSFVFSGATFVVLMVMMVTLVLVIVLGNALVIFAFKVDKSLRRQCNYYFLNLAISDFLVGAFCIPVYIPYILTGRWTLGRGLCKLWLVMDYLLCSASAFNIVLISYDRFLSVTRAVSYRARQSMTHQAIIKMTAVWVLAFVLYGPAIIFWELAVGRSRVPKDECFAEFYYSWYFLLSASMLEFFSPFISVAFFNLSIYLSIRRRRFQSRQVQLHLQMSEPASTQGEGIPISHNWGFGMKLAVRGSFHSQTSSPNLGKLDPSTSRVAMPSRLSRDKKIAKSLAIIVCVFAICWAPYTLLMIIRAACRGRCIQHHWYEVTFWLLWLNSAINPFLYPLCHSSFRRAFSKILCAKRHNTQSSSVPRAGQ, from the exons ATGTCGGAGGAGCAAACAGACCTCAACTCCAGCTGGCACCACTTTGACGGCGCCTCAACTAGATTCCAGGGCAGCTTCGTGTTTTCAGGAGCCACGTTTGTCGTcttgatggtgatgatggtgactCTGGTGCTTGTGATAGTTTTGGGGAACGCGCTGGTCATATTTGCCTTTAAAGTGGATAAGAGTTTGAGAAGACAGTGCAACTACTACTTCCTCAATTTGGCAATATCAGATTTCCTCGTAG gagcaTTCTGCATCCCAGTCTACATCCCGTACATCCTCACAGGCCGGTGGACGCTGGGCCGAGGGCTGTGTAAACTGTGGCTGGTCATGGACTACCTGCTTTGTTCTGCCTCTGCCTTCAACATCGTCCTCATCAGCTACGACCGTTTCCTGTCAGTCACCAGAGCA GTCAGTTATCGTGCCAGACAGAGCATGACTCATCAAGCCATAATCAAGATGACTGCTGTCTGGGTCCTGGCCTTTGTCCTGTACGGCCCAGCCATCATATTTTGGGAGCTGGCTGTGGGCAGAAGCCGTGTGCCAAAGGACGAGTGCTTCGCGGAGTTCTATTACTCTTGGTATTTCCTGCTGAGCGCCTCAATGCTGGAATTTTtctctcccttcatctctgtggcTTTCTTCAACCTCAGCATTTACCTCAGCATACGCAGGAGGAGGTTCCAGAGCAGGCAGGTGCAGCTACACCTTCAAATGAGCGAACCTGCCTCTACCCAGGGGGAAGGTATCCCCATCTCCCACAACTGGGGGTTTGGGATGAAACTGGCTGTAAGAGGCTCTTTCCACTCCCAGACCTCCTCTCCCAATTTGGGTAAACTGGATCCCTCCACCAGCAGGGTGGCCATGCCTAGCCGTCTGTCCAGGGATAAGAAAATAGCTAAGTCCCTTGCCATCATAGTGTGCGTGTTTGCCATCTGCTGGGCACCATACACTCTGCTGATGATCATCCGCGCTGCCTGCAGAGGGCGATGCATCCAGCATCACTGGTACGAGGTCACCTTCTGGCTCCTGTGGCTCAACTCTGCTATTAACCCCTTCCTGTACCCGCTCTGCCACAGCAGCTTCCGCAGGGCCTTCAGTAAGATCCTGTGTGCAAAGCGGCACAATACTCAGTCATCTTCTGTCCCTCGTGCTGGCCAATGA
- the LOC109640009 gene encoding oxysterol-binding protein-related protein 1-like isoform X2 codes for MAADSPEEQLLLFSKEGSCSHIQRLLQSRIEHRSSLNLNCRSSGKSSSGWTPLHMASYFGHRDVVEELLKAGADVNLQNNMGDTPLHKAAYTGRKEIVLLLLRFDACADIINGTAQIPQDVTVDDEIITMLEAAERRETRRRESRLLEAAREGDVSTLSKLLSGKEALNIHCRDSVGNTPLHCAAYRGQKLCIIKLLKSGASPSMKNNNEQTVLDLVRSDELKHIVAAYQDKEVNSGVQKIEGPLWKSSRFLGWRSHWVVIENGTLSWYPRQADAVAGVRKQGCTSLTQAYCMVKPWDHCFFMLRCFDDTVHSFKVPSKTDSMATRKKWLDAFEAHSSYSTRHCTQEQIVSNDEDGDVAVRNLTQAVQVASTYQQKLESEVSTFLSMVKNEENFSLAAPLLLKAKETSELSSETCAALQLCLELLSKQEEVWSLKLEQEVEKNKALTEALQTLATEHHELKQSLSKSRRWSTLSTLTEDDFYDAESDSESELSVSGFLSVASYSCEEDEGRDAPLLSSLRHPSALRGPTGMSGECNHGNQPAQHNGVKKHRTCLPAPMFSRNDVSIWSILKKCIGMELSKIAMPVVFNEPLSFLQRLTEYMEHTYLIHQANVTTDSVERMKCVAAFAVSAVASQWERTGKPFNPLLGETFELIRDDLGFRWVSEQVSHHPPVSAFHAEGLKEDFVFHGSIYPKLKFWGKSIEAEPKGIITLELPKYNEAYTWTNPTCCVHNIIVGQLWIEQYGNVEVINHKTGERCSMTFKPCGLFGKELHKVEGYILDKSKKKLCAIYGKWTECLYTVDPTTFDAHKKSDKKNSEDKKGSKRSSVDEEPEEMPLPDAETVQVIPGSELIWKITPRPENSAQFYAFSTFAMQLNELEKSMEGVVPPTDSRLRPDISAMENGDIDLASAEKKRLEEKQRMARKNRTKSTEEWKTRWFQQGPNPHNKAQDWIYLKGYWDRNYTSLPEIY; via the exons ATGGCGGCGGACTCACCTGAGGAGcagcttctcctcttctccaaaGAGGGGAGTTGTTCTCACATTCAGAGGCTCCTCCAGTCCAGGATCGAACACAGATCTTCTCTCAACCTCAACTGCAGAT cttcaGGTAAAAGCAGCTCAGGGTGGACCCCCCTGCACATGGCCTCTTACTTTGGACACAGAGATGTTGTGGAGGAGCTGCTCAAG GCAGGTGCTGATGTGAATTTGCAGAATAACATGGGGGACACACCTCTGCACAAAGCGGCCTACACTGGAAGAAAG GAGattgttctgttgttgctgcGGTTCGATGCCTGTGCCGACATAATCAATGGAACAGCTCAAATCCCTCAAGATGTCACAGTGGATGATGAAATCATTACAATGCTGGAGG ctgcagagaggagggagacgaggCGGCGAGAGTCGAGGCTCCTGGAAGCAGCCAGAGAGGGGGATGTCTCAACTCTGTCTAAATTG CTCAGTGGAAAGGAAGCACTGAATATTCACTGCAGGGATTCAGTGGGTAACACCCCCTTACACTGTGCAGCCTACAGGGGGCAGAAGCTGTGCATTATAAAGCTGCTCAAGTCTGGAGCCAGCCCCAGTATGAAGAACAACAATG AGCAGACAGTGTTGGACCTGGTCCGCAGTGATGAACTGAAACACATAGTAGCAGCCTATCAAGACAAG GAGGTGAACAGTGGGGTGCAGAAGATTGAAGGCCCTCTTTGGAAG AGTTCGCGGTTTCTTGGATGGCGATCCCACTGGGTGGTAATTGAGAATGGAACTCTCTCCTGGTACCCCAGACA GGCTGACGCAGTGGCTGGTGTCAGAAAGCAGGGATGTACATCTCTAACACAAGCCTACTGCATG GTCAAACCATGGGATCATTGCTTCTTCATGCTCCGATGCTTTGACGACACCGTGCATTCTTTTAAGGTCCCCTCAAAGACGGACTCGATGGCAACGAGAAAA AAATGGTTGGATGCTTTTGAGGCACATTCATCCTATAGCACTCGTCACTGCACGCAAGAACAGATCGTCAGTAATGATGAGGATGGTGACGTGGCAGTGCGGAACCTGACACAAGCAGTTCAG GTAGCCAGCACTTACCAGCAGAAATTGGAGAGTGAAGTGTCAACATTTCTATCCATGGTGAAGAATGAGGAGAATTTTT CATTAGCTGCTCCTCTCCTACTAAAAGCCAAAGAGACCAGTGAGCTCTCCAGTGAAACCTGTGCCGCCCTCCAGCTGTGCCTCGAACTGTTGTCAAAACAAGAAGAG GTGTGGAGCCTGAAGTtggagcaggaggtggagaagaatAAAGCTCTGACAGAAGCTCTGCAAACTTTGGCAACTGAGCACCACGAACTCAAGCAGTCCCTGAGCAAGAGCAGGAGGTGGTCCACCCTCAGTACACTGACTGAAGATGACTTCTATGATGCTGAATCAG ACTCCGAGTCGGAGCTCTCAGTGAGCGGTTTCCTGTCCGTGGCCAGTTACTCCTGTGAAGAGGACGAAGGGAGAGACGCCCCCCTTCTCAGCAGCCTCCGCCATCCCAGCGCGCTCAGGGGGCCTACCGGAATGTCAGGGGAGTGTAACCACGGCAACCAACCAGCCCAGCACAATGGAGTCAAGAAGCACAG AACATGTCTACCGGCTCCCATGTTCTCCAGGAATGACGTCAGCATCTGGAGCATCCTGAAAAAATGCATCGGCATG GAGCTGTCGAAGATCGCCATGCCCGTGGTATTTAATGAGCCTCTGAGCTTTCTCCAGCGGCTAACGGAGTACATGGAGCACACCTACCTCATCCACCAGGCCAACGTCACAACAGACTCTGTTGAGAGGATGAAG TGTGTTGCAGCGTTTGCTGTGTCGGCTGTAGCATCACAGTGGGAGAGAACTGGGAAGCCTTTCAATCCACTACTGGGGGAGACCTTTGAGCTCATCAG AGACGACCTGGGCTTTCGGTGGGTATCAGAGCAAGTGAGCCATCACCCTCCAGTCAGTGCCTTTCATGCTGAGGGCCTCAAAGAGGATTTCGTCTTTCACGGTTCCATTTACCCCAAACTCAAATTTTGGGGAAAGAGCATAGAAGCAGAGCCAAAGGGAATCATCACACTGGAGCTCCCTAA GTATAATGAAGCCTACACCTGGACAAACCCCACATGCTGCGTCCACAACATCATTGTCGGTCAGCTTTGGATTGAGCAGTACGGCAACGTGGAAGTGATCAAtcacaa GACTGGAGAGAGATGCAGCATGACGTTCAAGCCCTGTGGCCTCTTTGGAAAAGAGCTCCATAAAGTGGAGGGATACATCCTCGATAAAAG CAAAAAGAAGCTCTGTGCGATATACGGCAAATGGACTGAATGCCTGTACACCGTTGACCCCACTACCTTCGATGCCCACAAAAAGTCTGACAAAAAGAATTCAGAAGATAAAAAGGGCAGTAAACGG AGCAGTGTGGATGAGGAGCCAGAAGAGATGCCTCTACCTGATGCAGAGACGGTTCAGGTCATCCCAGGCAGCGAGCTCATCTGGAAGATAACGCCTCGACCAGAGAACTCAGCTCAG tTCTACGCATTCTCCACATTCGCCATGCAGCTAAACGAGCTGGAGAAAAGCATGGAGGGGGTCGTTCCTCCCACCGACAGTCGCCTCAGACCAGACATCAGCGCCATGGAGAATGGAGATATAG ATTTGGCGAGCGCTGAGAAGAAGAGGCTTGAGGAAAAACAGAGGATGGCCCGGAAAAATCGCACCAAGTCAACAGAGGAGTGGAAAACGAG GTGGTTTCAACAAGGACCCAACCCTCACAACAAAGCTCAGGACTGGATCTACTTGAAAGGCTACTGGGACAGAAACTACACTTCGCTGCCTGAGATCTACTAA
- the LOC109640009 gene encoding oxysterol-binding protein-related protein 1-like isoform X1: MAADSPEEQLLLFSKEGSCSHIQRLLQSRIEHRSSLNLNCRSSGKSSSGWTPLHMASYFGHRDVVEELLKAGADVNLQNNMGDTPLHKAAYTGRKEIVLLLLRFDACADIINGTAQIPQDVTVDDEIITMLEAAERRETRRRESRLLEAAREGDVSTLSKLLSGKEALNIHCRDSVGNTPLHCAAYRGQKLCIIKLLKSGASPSMKNNNEQTVLDLVRSDELKHIVAAYQDKEVNSGVQKIEGPLWKSSRFLGWRSHWVVIENGTLSWYPRQADAVAGVRKQGCTSLTQAYCMVKPWDHCFFMLRCFDDTVHSFKVPSKTDSMATRKKWLDAFEAHSSYSTRHCTQEQIVSNDEDGDVAVRNLTQAVQVASTYQQKLESEVSTFLSMVKNEENFSLAAPLLLKAKETSELSSETCAALQLCLELLSKQEEVWSLKLEQEVEKNKALTEALQTLATEHHELKQSLSKSRRWSTLSTLTEDDFYDAESDSESELSVSGFLSVASYSCEEDEGRDAPLLSSLRHPSALRGPTGMSGECNHGNQPAQHNGVKKHRTCLPAPMFSRNDVSIWSILKKCIGMELSKIAMPVVFNEPLSFLQRLTEYMEHTYLIHQANVTTDSVERMKCVAAFAVSAVASQWERTGKPFNPLLGETFELIRDDLGFRWVSEQVSHHPPVSAFHAEGLKEDFVFHGSIYPKLKFWGKSIEAEPKGIITLELPKYNEAYTWTNPTCCVHNIIVGQLWIEQYGNVEVINHKTGERCSMTFKPCGLFGKELHKVEGYILDKSKKKLCAIYGKWTECLYTVDPTTFDAHKKSDKKNSEDKKGSKRSSVDEEPEEMPLPDAETVQVIPGSELIWKITPRPENSAQFYAFSTFAMQLNELEKSMEGVVPPTDSRLRPDISAMENGDIDLASAEKKRLEEKQRMARKNRTKSTEEWKTRNAALGPRWFQQGPNPHNKAQDWIYLKGYWDRNYTSLPEIY, translated from the exons ATGGCGGCGGACTCACCTGAGGAGcagcttctcctcttctccaaaGAGGGGAGTTGTTCTCACATTCAGAGGCTCCTCCAGTCCAGGATCGAACACAGATCTTCTCTCAACCTCAACTGCAGAT cttcaGGTAAAAGCAGCTCAGGGTGGACCCCCCTGCACATGGCCTCTTACTTTGGACACAGAGATGTTGTGGAGGAGCTGCTCAAG GCAGGTGCTGATGTGAATTTGCAGAATAACATGGGGGACACACCTCTGCACAAAGCGGCCTACACTGGAAGAAAG GAGattgttctgttgttgctgcGGTTCGATGCCTGTGCCGACATAATCAATGGAACAGCTCAAATCCCTCAAGATGTCACAGTGGATGATGAAATCATTACAATGCTGGAGG ctgcagagaggagggagacgaggCGGCGAGAGTCGAGGCTCCTGGAAGCAGCCAGAGAGGGGGATGTCTCAACTCTGTCTAAATTG CTCAGTGGAAAGGAAGCACTGAATATTCACTGCAGGGATTCAGTGGGTAACACCCCCTTACACTGTGCAGCCTACAGGGGGCAGAAGCTGTGCATTATAAAGCTGCTCAAGTCTGGAGCCAGCCCCAGTATGAAGAACAACAATG AGCAGACAGTGTTGGACCTGGTCCGCAGTGATGAACTGAAACACATAGTAGCAGCCTATCAAGACAAG GAGGTGAACAGTGGGGTGCAGAAGATTGAAGGCCCTCTTTGGAAG AGTTCGCGGTTTCTTGGATGGCGATCCCACTGGGTGGTAATTGAGAATGGAACTCTCTCCTGGTACCCCAGACA GGCTGACGCAGTGGCTGGTGTCAGAAAGCAGGGATGTACATCTCTAACACAAGCCTACTGCATG GTCAAACCATGGGATCATTGCTTCTTCATGCTCCGATGCTTTGACGACACCGTGCATTCTTTTAAGGTCCCCTCAAAGACGGACTCGATGGCAACGAGAAAA AAATGGTTGGATGCTTTTGAGGCACATTCATCCTATAGCACTCGTCACTGCACGCAAGAACAGATCGTCAGTAATGATGAGGATGGTGACGTGGCAGTGCGGAACCTGACACAAGCAGTTCAG GTAGCCAGCACTTACCAGCAGAAATTGGAGAGTGAAGTGTCAACATTTCTATCCATGGTGAAGAATGAGGAGAATTTTT CATTAGCTGCTCCTCTCCTACTAAAAGCCAAAGAGACCAGTGAGCTCTCCAGTGAAACCTGTGCCGCCCTCCAGCTGTGCCTCGAACTGTTGTCAAAACAAGAAGAG GTGTGGAGCCTGAAGTtggagcaggaggtggagaagaatAAAGCTCTGACAGAAGCTCTGCAAACTTTGGCAACTGAGCACCACGAACTCAAGCAGTCCCTGAGCAAGAGCAGGAGGTGGTCCACCCTCAGTACACTGACTGAAGATGACTTCTATGATGCTGAATCAG ACTCCGAGTCGGAGCTCTCAGTGAGCGGTTTCCTGTCCGTGGCCAGTTACTCCTGTGAAGAGGACGAAGGGAGAGACGCCCCCCTTCTCAGCAGCCTCCGCCATCCCAGCGCGCTCAGGGGGCCTACCGGAATGTCAGGGGAGTGTAACCACGGCAACCAACCAGCCCAGCACAATGGAGTCAAGAAGCACAG AACATGTCTACCGGCTCCCATGTTCTCCAGGAATGACGTCAGCATCTGGAGCATCCTGAAAAAATGCATCGGCATG GAGCTGTCGAAGATCGCCATGCCCGTGGTATTTAATGAGCCTCTGAGCTTTCTCCAGCGGCTAACGGAGTACATGGAGCACACCTACCTCATCCACCAGGCCAACGTCACAACAGACTCTGTTGAGAGGATGAAG TGTGTTGCAGCGTTTGCTGTGTCGGCTGTAGCATCACAGTGGGAGAGAACTGGGAAGCCTTTCAATCCACTACTGGGGGAGACCTTTGAGCTCATCAG AGACGACCTGGGCTTTCGGTGGGTATCAGAGCAAGTGAGCCATCACCCTCCAGTCAGTGCCTTTCATGCTGAGGGCCTCAAAGAGGATTTCGTCTTTCACGGTTCCATTTACCCCAAACTCAAATTTTGGGGAAAGAGCATAGAAGCAGAGCCAAAGGGAATCATCACACTGGAGCTCCCTAA GTATAATGAAGCCTACACCTGGACAAACCCCACATGCTGCGTCCACAACATCATTGTCGGTCAGCTTTGGATTGAGCAGTACGGCAACGTGGAAGTGATCAAtcacaa GACTGGAGAGAGATGCAGCATGACGTTCAAGCCCTGTGGCCTCTTTGGAAAAGAGCTCCATAAAGTGGAGGGATACATCCTCGATAAAAG CAAAAAGAAGCTCTGTGCGATATACGGCAAATGGACTGAATGCCTGTACACCGTTGACCCCACTACCTTCGATGCCCACAAAAAGTCTGACAAAAAGAATTCAGAAGATAAAAAGGGCAGTAAACGG AGCAGTGTGGATGAGGAGCCAGAAGAGATGCCTCTACCTGATGCAGAGACGGTTCAGGTCATCCCAGGCAGCGAGCTCATCTGGAAGATAACGCCTCGACCAGAGAACTCAGCTCAG tTCTACGCATTCTCCACATTCGCCATGCAGCTAAACGAGCTGGAGAAAAGCATGGAGGGGGTCGTTCCTCCCACCGACAGTCGCCTCAGACCAGACATCAGCGCCATGGAGAATGGAGATATAG ATTTGGCGAGCGCTGAGAAGAAGAGGCTTGAGGAAAAACAGAGGATGGCCCGGAAAAATCGCACCAAGTCAACAGAGGAGTGGAAAACGAG GAACGCTGCACTCGGCCCAAG GTGGTTTCAACAAGGACCCAACCCTCACAACAAAGCTCAGGACTGGATCTACTTGAAAGGCTACTGGGACAGAAACTACACTTCGCTGCCTGAGATCTACTAA
- the LOC109640009 gene encoding oxysterol-binding protein-related protein 1-like isoform X3 → MKNNNEQTVLDLVRSDELKHIVAAYQDKEVNSGVQKIEGPLWKSSRFLGWRSHWVVIENGTLSWYPRQADAVAGVRKQGCTSLTQAYCMVKPWDHCFFMLRCFDDTVHSFKVPSKTDSMATRKKWLDAFEAHSSYSTRHCTQEQIVSNDEDGDVAVRNLTQAVQVASTYQQKLESEVSTFLSMVKNEENFSLAAPLLLKAKETSELSSETCAALQLCLELLSKQEEVWSLKLEQEVEKNKALTEALQTLATEHHELKQSLSKSRRWSTLSTLTEDDFYDAESDSESELSVSGFLSVASYSCEEDEGRDAPLLSSLRHPSALRGPTGMSGECNHGNQPAQHNGVKKHRTCLPAPMFSRNDVSIWSILKKCIGMELSKIAMPVVFNEPLSFLQRLTEYMEHTYLIHQANVTTDSVERMKCVAAFAVSAVASQWERTGKPFNPLLGETFELIRDDLGFRWVSEQVSHHPPVSAFHAEGLKEDFVFHGSIYPKLKFWGKSIEAEPKGIITLELPKYNEAYTWTNPTCCVHNIIVGQLWIEQYGNVEVINHKTGERCSMTFKPCGLFGKELHKVEGYILDKSKKKLCAIYGKWTECLYTVDPTTFDAHKKSDKKNSEDKKGSKRSSVDEEPEEMPLPDAETVQVIPGSELIWKITPRPENSAQFYAFSTFAMQLNELEKSMEGVVPPTDSRLRPDISAMENGDIDLASAEKKRLEEKQRMARKNRTKSTEEWKTRNAALGPRWFQQGPNPHNKAQDWIYLKGYWDRNYTSLPEIY, encoded by the exons ATGAAGAACAACAATG AGCAGACAGTGTTGGACCTGGTCCGCAGTGATGAACTGAAACACATAGTAGCAGCCTATCAAGACAAG GAGGTGAACAGTGGGGTGCAGAAGATTGAAGGCCCTCTTTGGAAG AGTTCGCGGTTTCTTGGATGGCGATCCCACTGGGTGGTAATTGAGAATGGAACTCTCTCCTGGTACCCCAGACA GGCTGACGCAGTGGCTGGTGTCAGAAAGCAGGGATGTACATCTCTAACACAAGCCTACTGCATG GTCAAACCATGGGATCATTGCTTCTTCATGCTCCGATGCTTTGACGACACCGTGCATTCTTTTAAGGTCCCCTCAAAGACGGACTCGATGGCAACGAGAAAA AAATGGTTGGATGCTTTTGAGGCACATTCATCCTATAGCACTCGTCACTGCACGCAAGAACAGATCGTCAGTAATGATGAGGATGGTGACGTGGCAGTGCGGAACCTGACACAAGCAGTTCAG GTAGCCAGCACTTACCAGCAGAAATTGGAGAGTGAAGTGTCAACATTTCTATCCATGGTGAAGAATGAGGAGAATTTTT CATTAGCTGCTCCTCTCCTACTAAAAGCCAAAGAGACCAGTGAGCTCTCCAGTGAAACCTGTGCCGCCCTCCAGCTGTGCCTCGAACTGTTGTCAAAACAAGAAGAG GTGTGGAGCCTGAAGTtggagcaggaggtggagaagaatAAAGCTCTGACAGAAGCTCTGCAAACTTTGGCAACTGAGCACCACGAACTCAAGCAGTCCCTGAGCAAGAGCAGGAGGTGGTCCACCCTCAGTACACTGACTGAAGATGACTTCTATGATGCTGAATCAG ACTCCGAGTCGGAGCTCTCAGTGAGCGGTTTCCTGTCCGTGGCCAGTTACTCCTGTGAAGAGGACGAAGGGAGAGACGCCCCCCTTCTCAGCAGCCTCCGCCATCCCAGCGCGCTCAGGGGGCCTACCGGAATGTCAGGGGAGTGTAACCACGGCAACCAACCAGCCCAGCACAATGGAGTCAAGAAGCACAG AACATGTCTACCGGCTCCCATGTTCTCCAGGAATGACGTCAGCATCTGGAGCATCCTGAAAAAATGCATCGGCATG GAGCTGTCGAAGATCGCCATGCCCGTGGTATTTAATGAGCCTCTGAGCTTTCTCCAGCGGCTAACGGAGTACATGGAGCACACCTACCTCATCCACCAGGCCAACGTCACAACAGACTCTGTTGAGAGGATGAAG TGTGTTGCAGCGTTTGCTGTGTCGGCTGTAGCATCACAGTGGGAGAGAACTGGGAAGCCTTTCAATCCACTACTGGGGGAGACCTTTGAGCTCATCAG AGACGACCTGGGCTTTCGGTGGGTATCAGAGCAAGTGAGCCATCACCCTCCAGTCAGTGCCTTTCATGCTGAGGGCCTCAAAGAGGATTTCGTCTTTCACGGTTCCATTTACCCCAAACTCAAATTTTGGGGAAAGAGCATAGAAGCAGAGCCAAAGGGAATCATCACACTGGAGCTCCCTAA GTATAATGAAGCCTACACCTGGACAAACCCCACATGCTGCGTCCACAACATCATTGTCGGTCAGCTTTGGATTGAGCAGTACGGCAACGTGGAAGTGATCAAtcacaa GACTGGAGAGAGATGCAGCATGACGTTCAAGCCCTGTGGCCTCTTTGGAAAAGAGCTCCATAAAGTGGAGGGATACATCCTCGATAAAAG CAAAAAGAAGCTCTGTGCGATATACGGCAAATGGACTGAATGCCTGTACACCGTTGACCCCACTACCTTCGATGCCCACAAAAAGTCTGACAAAAAGAATTCAGAAGATAAAAAGGGCAGTAAACGG AGCAGTGTGGATGAGGAGCCAGAAGAGATGCCTCTACCTGATGCAGAGACGGTTCAGGTCATCCCAGGCAGCGAGCTCATCTGGAAGATAACGCCTCGACCAGAGAACTCAGCTCAG tTCTACGCATTCTCCACATTCGCCATGCAGCTAAACGAGCTGGAGAAAAGCATGGAGGGGGTCGTTCCTCCCACCGACAGTCGCCTCAGACCAGACATCAGCGCCATGGAGAATGGAGATATAG ATTTGGCGAGCGCTGAGAAGAAGAGGCTTGAGGAAAAACAGAGGATGGCCCGGAAAAATCGCACCAAGTCAACAGAGGAGTGGAAAACGAG GAACGCTGCACTCGGCCCAAG GTGGTTTCAACAAGGACCCAACCCTCACAACAAAGCTCAGGACTGGATCTACTTGAAAGGCTACTGGGACAGAAACTACACTTCGCTGCCTGAGATCTACTAA